Proteins found in one Eretmochelys imbricata isolate rEreImb1 chromosome 9, rEreImb1.hap1, whole genome shotgun sequence genomic segment:
- the FHL1 gene encoding four and a half LIM domains protein 1 has translation MSERFDCHYCRDPLHGKKYVQKEGRHCCVKCFEKFCANTCIECKKPIGADSKELHFKNRYWHDNCFRCFKCYASLVNEPFMLKENNKVWCSSCSATEGANKCKGCFKAIVAGDQNVEYKKSFWHKECFTCSQCKQVIGTGSFFPKGEDIYCVSCHEHKFAKLCVKCKKAITSGGLTYQEQPWHSECFICTGCSKQIGGKHFTAVEDQFYCVECYKTKVAKKCAGCKNPITGFGKGSTVVSHEGQSWHDYCFKCTKCSRPLANRRFVYHNEKIYCADCPHRL, from the exons ATGTCGGAGCGCTTCGATTGTCACTACTGCCGCGACCCGCTGCACGGGAAGAAGTACGTGCAGAAGGAGGGCCGCCACTGCTgcgtgaagtgctttgaaaaattctgtgccaacACCTGCATCGAGTGCAAGAAGCCCATTGGCGCCGACTCCAAG GAGCTGCATTTCAAAAACCGTTACTGGCACGATAACTGCTTCCGCTGTTTTAAGTGCTACGCGTCTCTGGTTAACGAGCCCTTCATGCTGAAGGAAAACAACAAAGTGTGGTGCAGCAGCTGCAGTGCCACGGAGGGTGCAAACAAATGCAAAGGCTGCTTCAAAGCTATTGTTGCAG GAGACCAAAATGTTGAATACAAGAAGTCATTCTGGCACAAGGAATGCTTCACCTGCAGCCAGTGCAAGCAAGTGATAGGAACAGGCAGCTTCTTCCCCAAAGGAGAGGATATCTACTGTGTCTCTTGCCATGAACATAAGTTTGCCAAGCTGTGTGTTAAGTGCAAGAAG GCCATCACTTCTGGAGGACTCACTTACCAGGAGCAGCCTTGGCATTCAGAGTGCTTCATCTGTACTGGCTGCTCAAAGCAGATTGGTGGGAAACACTTCACTGCTGTGGAGGATCAGTTCTACTGCGTTGAGTGCTACAAGACAAAAGTTGCCAAGAAGTGTGCTGGCTGCAAGAACCCCATTACAG GATTTGGAAAAGGATCCACTGTGGTCAGCCATGAAGGCCAATCCTGGCATGATTATTGTTTCAAGTGTACCAAGTGTTCCCGTCCGTTGGCTAACAGGCGCTTTGTCTATCATAATGAGAAAATTTACTGCGCTGACTGTCCCCATAGACTGTAA